In the genome of Camelus bactrianus isolate YW-2024 breed Bactrian camel chromosome 18, ASM4877302v1, whole genome shotgun sequence, the window TTGAAGAGAGGGGATTTTGGCGGTGGCAGGCACGTGGTGACTGAGGTAGGTTTCAGCTGGGAGAGATTGGGGGAAGGCACTGGGGGCagagaacagcatgagcaaaggtgTGGAGCCAtctttggtggggaggagggcgaTAGTGTGGACAGTGAGATGGGAGGTGTGGTTCAAGGAGCACGAAGTTTGGGGTCAGATGGACTTGGGTTGAGTCCTGGCTCCACCGCTCACTAGCCGTGTGGCCTAGGCTTGTCATTGGCCGGAACCTCAGTTTCACATCTGTCAAACGGGGATAAGAAATGAGATTATGTTTCTATGTTATGTTTCTATCACCACTCCTCTGTTTGTACTCTGTGTCCCCATTCTGAAATGCCAGCAATTTGCTGAATGccttctgtcctctctctcctctctgggccttccTCATatggttccttctgcctggaatgcttacATTCCAAGTGTATGGATTGCACCATCAGGGGGTTATAAACCAAGCACTGATAAGTTtagatttgtgtttgtttttttaattgaggtacagcctatttataatgttgtgttaatttctggtgtacagcataatgattcatttataggtatatgttctttttcattataggccattacaaggttgaatatagttccctagtaggactttttttttttggtaggcggaggtaattaggtttatttatttatttttaaaggaggtactggggattgaactcaggaccctatgtatgctaagcatgcactctaccacttgagctataccctccccccaaaaagggccttgttgtttatctattttatatacagtagttagtatctgcacatttcaaacttccaatttacccctccccacccccaggcttgTGTTTTGGAAAGATCACTCTGCCAGCAGCACAGCTTGAGGGGTGTGTGTTTGTAGAGTACGAGAGAATGCATGTGCAAATTTGAAGGCCAAGAGAATGGTGGGTAATTCCTTGGCCTTTACTCCATCATTTCCCTGGCCTTTGGGTGACTTGGGGAAGGCCAGTCATACCCAGCAGGCTTGAAGGGGTGGGATTCTCTCTTGGTTAAAATCCCTGCTTCCTTTTCAAGCTAGGACTGGTTACTCTATAGGTTAGAGTTGAGGCATAGAGGCCAGGACTCCACAGAAGCTACTGCCAGAGAGGCCATGGGCAAGCCACCTAGCTTCTGTGAGCCTAGTTTCCCCATCTTTGTAGAACAATTTTTATAGGGTGTGGGGGTACATAGGACACTCCCTACAAAGCTTTTAGGACAGAGCCGGGCTCAATATGTCTTAACTGTTTTATAGAAATTGAGCTCTTGCTGAATACCTTCAGTAAGCCTCATACTACAGGAGGCCCTGGGAGTACAAAGTCTCCTCGAGACTGGTCTTGACTAAAAGAACTGCTTGGTTTAGGATTTGTGGATTTTACAGATTAGAGACATGCAATTTTTAAGGGGCAATcccatttctagaaatttatctgaAACATATGCACAAAGATTTAGCTCTAAATGTAAGTTCACAGTAGTGATTTATAAGGTGAAAAATTGGAAATAGCCTAATGCCCACCCACCTCTAGGATACTGGTTAGATAGGTGATGAGACAAATTAAATCTTGTGCAGTCATTCAAGAGTAAGCAGGTAGTTGCtgatatgaaaagatgtttattaTAAGTGAAAGCAATATACAAAACAGTATTTGTGTATAAAACAcacatacgtgtgtatatattttgaaacttGGACACTAATATACCCAAACGTTAACAGTGAGTTGATATCTAAgtgatttttaccattttttcttATCCTAGATTTCCTTTTCTAAGTTTTCTACAATGAATGTGTAtgtcttttctgaaaaatatagTAATGTATTTTATGaacttttaagttattttgttattaaaatgtaataaataaaaatagtaataaaagaaaTCAGTTTTATTGGCTGTCCCTGTCCCTCTTTCCAGCCTTATCTCTCGACTCGATTCTTGATCACTCCCAATAAACATGGGCTTATCAATACTACTAttcatttcagtattttctaGTATTTATCAGCTTCAGAGAACCGTACTATGCAAGATGATGTAAAGATGAATACTCACATTCTCCAGGTGATTTGCGTGCACGCCAAATTTTGAGGTGCGTGGAAACGGAGTTCGTTACCTCCCTCCTTCATTTGTTCTCTTTTAATtcatttcatccattcattcctaGCTTGGGGGCGTTTATTTACTTTACGTACGCATGCCCACTCCTAGAGAATGGGAGGGGCCGCTCTCTTCAGCGGTCCCGCCTCCCGACGCTGACCATTGGCCGGCTCCGCCAGCGCGTCCCTGATTGGTGGTCGCAGGCCGAGCCTCGCCGATCAAAGTTGGCGGGAAAGGGACTGCCGGGCAgaatggcggcggcggcggcggctgcatcTCCCGCGGACTCGATTTCCGGCGGCGGCCCTGCGGCCGTAAGGCTCCCGCGGTCGCCGCCGCTCAAGGTGCTGGCGGAGCAGCTGCGGCGCTACGCGGAGGGCAGCCCGGGCTCGTGGCAGCTGTCGCGGGCGGCCGCGGGCCGTGGGCCGCTGGAGCTGACGGCCGTGTGGATGCAGGGCACGGTGGTGGCGGCGGGCAGCGGCGAGGCGCGGCTGCGGGATCCTAGCGGGGCCTTCTCCGTGCGCGGCCTAGAGCGCGTGCCGCGTGGGCGGCCCTGCCTCGTCCCAGGTAACGGCCAGATTCAAACCCGAGGCAGACCCTCGGTTTGTACCGCCCGAGGGCGGGGCCTGGCAGTCCCACCTCCCGGTCTTTGCCCAGCTGGCCCCCCGCCTGGATAcccttccttcctgtcccctctccagtcAAGCGCCACCCAAGATGATCCGATGATAAGCATTACCTGCAGCCGTTCGAAATACACAGATTCCTACCACCACCAGCCCTCCCAGATGGAATCTCCTGGGAAGGGACCACCAACTTCTGTATTTGTAACAAACCCCCGTCCCCACgggtgactttttcccccatcgAGTTTTGGAAAATACTGTGGGAAATTTTTGTTCATTCTTACCGTCTGGATTCAAATATACCTTCCTTAGAGGAGCTCTCCCTGATCCCCAGGAATGGGGAGCCCTGCTGTACCCCTCTTTCATGGAATTGCCTTAGGCTGTAGTTCAttcctgtttccttttaaaacaatTGTGTTCAGACTTGAGCCTGTATCAGACTTACCCTAAGGGCTGGTTAAAACTCACTCTGCTGGGCCACAGCCTCAAAgtttctgtctgtttgtctggGTGGGGCTGAGAATTTGCATCTCTAACCAGCTTCcaggtgctgctggtgctgctggcctggaggccacactttgagaagcccTGGGCCTTACTGCAGCAGGGTGGGGACTGTGTCTTTCTGACAACTATTCTTAGGGTTAGGTTGAATTCCTGGCACTGGCTCCATCCGGCTGAGCTCCGTGGAGCGCTTTTCTTAACCTTTCTGGAcctctcctgcctctttctgAAGGGACCAATAATTCCTGCCTGTGGTGTGGAttcaatgcattttttaaaaaatagctttaacACAGCTCCTGGCTCACAGTGAGGGTTCCAAAATTTGtgacttttgtttttaactatGCAATGCTCCTGCTCCCTTCTCACCCCACCCTTGCCCCATCCTTTCAGCCTCCCTCTGTCTGCCCTCCATTGCAATGTTAGTCTACCACAAAGTCTGCAAACTACAGGCTGCCAGCCCTTTTTCCATGGCTCGTGagctaaaaatgttttttacattttcaaatggttgaaaaaaaatcaagacaatttcatgacatgtgaaaatttTATGGTGGGAGGATAtcgctcagtagtagagtgtgctcagcatgcacgaggtcctgggtttagtccccagtacctccattaaaatcgATAAAATCAATAAATACCCAATTACCTAAATAcctaaaacctaattaccttccccctccataaaaatgattttttaaggaAGTTTATGAAATTCAATATCAGTGTCCATAAgtagttttattggaacatggtCATTTAGGTACTGTCTAGGGCTGTTTCCCACTACAGCCAGACTTGAATAGTTGAGACAGAAACCccatggcctgcaaagcctaaagtatttagtctctggccctttacagaaaaagtttgccgacCCTTGGCATAGATGTGGTCCCTTGCTGTTTGGGATCTCACCCCCCAGACAGTGCTCTTAGAAGgcaggctgtggggaggggggagctcccATATGGTTGGCACCAGTAGGTATCCTTAGTGGGCATTCTGTGTTGGTGAACCCATCTGATTCACCCACTGGCCTGAATGCCTGCAGGCTGGGGTCTTTTGCCATTTCTTCTTGCTGCTTAATACCAAGGTCTGACTGACAAATTGGTTACTGCCTTCAGGTAGGGAGGCAGAATAGTAAGCAGGCCactaaaacaaaataatgtcGTAGGCTTGGGCTTGAACACAGGGAGCCTTGGGCGCAGAAGAGGGACAAATGATCCAGGCCTGCTGGGTCAGAGGGTGAAGGCCTGATGGAAGGGAGGGGCGTggtggggaaggagaaggggagacagtggagaggggagggtgtgggtaAAATGAACAGGACTAGTAACCAGACTGTCTAATCTCAGGAGGAAAGAGCTCAGGCCTTTGAGTTCATCTGTCTAGTTGTGTTATGCGCCATCGTGTGTGTGGATTTCCTGTGTGTGGATTTCGTGTGGATCTCCTGTTTACCGCTCCTGCTGGGATCTCCGTGGGCTTGTTCTTCCTTTCCTGGGTCTTCAGTCATTTTCTGAGGGTTCCATCTCCACCAGCAGGTTAGGGCCATTCACTGGGTGTGGCATGTGTATTTTTAGACCTAGCCTCACTGAGGAACCCCATGTTACTTGCCCAGGTAGAATGTAGAGATGGGTTCAGGAAAACCTAAGTACATGGTGCCAGACATTGAAGACCAGAGGGTATGGTGTCGTCTGGCCTGGCTTCCTTCAGTCAGTGCCCCAGGGCCCAAGGGCAAACCCAGCCTTGCTGTTGGAAGCAGTATGATTAAAGTAGCCTCACAGGGGCATGCAGTGGGGGCTGGCAGCGTGCCTACTCTTCCTGCTGTGTTTGGGGTTTTTTACACAATTGAGTTTTGTGTGGTTAAGACTGGCCAAGTTTTGCTTTCAAGGAGAGCCACTTCCCTAAGGGAATGGGAAGAGAGTCGTGGTTAATATGTCATTAGATCATTGTGATGGCAGCCTGCCCTCTTGTTGATTTGCTTGCGTGTGCCCAGCTGGTGGCAAGAGGTGACAGGGATCCGTCCCAGGCAGTTGGAACAGCAGGGTGGCATAGGGCAGCTCCCGCCTGCCCAGCTCTTTTGGCAACATGAAGGGAAAATTGGATTTGCTTTGGGGCTGTCAGGGTGTTGTCTTTGCAGGAAGAGGACCAGTCCTGTGCACAGAAACCAGTCACAGACACTGACATTGAGCaaggaacaaaaagagaaaagctggGGTTTTCTGGCCCTGTCTTAGAGCAGTCTGTCTAATTACAAACTCATCCTTTGATGTGAGAGTCTCTTCCATTCCTTGGACATGTAGCTTTGTACAGCAGCCTGTGGTGATTTTGTTCTAACATTTTAACACCAGAAACCAAAGAAGATGCAGAGGTCATCCTCCAGGTTCAATGTGGAACTCACTTGGCATTTTGATATCTACTCTCCACATTTTTCAGTCTCCAGTTTGCCTCTCTGATAAAGTTCAGCCCTCTCAAGGACTgcgttctgttttgttttttttgtttttattttctctatcaaTGTGAACTTTACTACTGGGCTTTTCTTCTTCTAGGAAAGTATGTGATGGTGATGGGAGTGATTCAGGCCTGCAGCCCTGAGCCATGCCTCCAGGCTGTGAAGATGACAGACCTCTCCGATAACCCTCTCCATGAAAGCATGTGGGAACTGGAAGTGGAAGATCTACACAGGAATATTCCTTAGATGATGTTGGAGCCCTCGATAAAAACAACCAACATTCTGAAGCAACTTAGGTTCTTATACCCTGTGGATTTCATGGACATTACTCAATATATATTTCTCAAAAGTTGATTAGAGAGCTTTGCTCCAAGGAGCCCTGATGTAGGATTTCTAAATGCTGGGACCCTCCAGTGAACTCAGCGCCTGCCGCCCCTTGCTTTGACTATTTGCTGATGAAAAGCAGATGTTTCGTtttgctctctctttctcctccccacaCACTCCCTCcgtttttttgttctttgttttttgttttatgtgtgttaaTTCCCTTTCTAAAGCACACAGAAATCTCACGTTGCATTTTCCAGGTTTGACAAGTGATGATACTTTTTCCGTTACTACCGTGACCCTATTTTACGATGCAAAATTTGTATCTCAGTCATTGCCCACAGAGATTAAAATGTGGTTATGGGCAGGAAAACAGACTGTGTGAAAAAGGAATGATCTCATGGCTCGAGTCTTCTCCATCAACAACTTCCAAATTATTCAGTTTGCAAGCCGAATGGCATCTTCTAACTGCAGGCACAGCGCCTCTCAGAGACAGCCCCCTTTCTGTTTCAGACGCCACTCAGCCCTTGAAGGTCCATTTCCCGCTGAAATGGACATGCCCGCCGTTCCCTTCTTCCTTCACTTGGGGATGTTGAAACACTTCCAGAATTTCTCGTTGAAACTAAAAATCAAGATGAATAACGGCTTCTAGGCATTAATTAAACTTCTGTCTCATCACTCGTGTTAAGACACTGCAAGGGAGCGACCTCCAGAATCAGTTTGTACGTTGTTTTTGGTACAGAATGCTGTCTAGCTGTGATTGCACTGAATGTGGGGCCGCTGCTCCCTGCTTCTTACCTAACCTTCATTTTTCCTTAGATTGTAAATCTCAGGTGGGGGTCAGGTTAGGTTCCTGATCGCTGGAGAGTTTTGCTAGATTACTGATCTCTACCACTAATAAATTGTTTTATTGATCTCTACTACTAACTAATTGTTAATTGTTTTatgctgtgttttaaaaaaaaatcagattttatttttttagacagCTCagatttataggaaaaaaaaagagcaggaggTATGGAGTTCGGATACAGGATAGGCGccctccctcagtttcctctgttATTAACATCTCGCCTTgctgtggtacatttgttacaattgatgaccCAGCAGCACTGATACATTggtaactaaagtccatagtttaccttaggggTCACTCTTCGCAATGTACATAGAGTTCTATGGGTTTCACAAAGGCATAATATCATGTATCCCCCATTacaatatcatacagaatagttttgtTGCCCTAAAAACTCTTCTGTGCTCCACCTAGTCATCCTTGCCtcccctggcaactactgatttttctactgtctccatagtttgccttttccagaatgtcatgtggTTGGAAGCACAgtctgtagccttttcagaccggcttctttcatccagcaatatgcatttaaggttccccCGTGTAGTTTATAACTTGGtagctcatttctctttatcCTAATACtccactgtctggatgtaccatagtctgtttatccattcacttactaAAGGACATCCATCGGATTCCAGTTTTTAGCAGTTATTAATGGGGCTTCTGTAAACATTCGTGTGCAGGTTTTgtatggacataagttttcaacgtACTGGGGTAAATGCCCAGGAGCACGATTGGTGGGTATATGGTCAGCCTATGTCTAGccttgtaagaaactgccagactgtcttgtctcagtccattcaggctgctgtaacaaagcaccatAGAACAGAGTGCAAgtgagtggggggtggggaagaggggcttAAAAACATCGGAAACGTACTTTTCACCatgctggaggctgagaagtccacggtcaaggtgctggcagattcaaGATGCCGCTTTCTTTCTCACAAATGGCTGtcctctcactgtgtcctcacatggtggaagggggcAAGGTTGCTCCCTGGGGTTTCTTAAAaaggcattaatcccattcacctcctaaggccccacctccacatactatcacactgggagttgggtttcaacatatgacttGGGGGGGGCAGTCTGTAGCACTTTTGGGGGGGACCTATAGTCTGGAGCACTGACTTCCCAAGCACTGCACCCTTTTGCCTTCCCCATCAACAGTGTCTGAGAGTTCCTGTCCTACAGCCTCCCCAGCATTCGGTGTTGTCAGTGTTGTGGGTGTGTTCTATTTTTAAACTCTAGCATTTTCTTTTGAAGGTGGGGAAACTGGAAAGTGCACACTTTTTATTACCGATCTGGGTCTGTTGACTGCTTGAAGCTTGTCTCGAGCTGGTTTATGTTCAGAGTTTGGAGATTTTCAGGCAATGTTGCTGAACTTCATCGGGTGCTCTGTGAGCCCTTCACCTGTTGTTAAAGTTGCTGTGTGACCATAAGCAAGTTGCCTACCTTCtctgtgcttttatttccttgtctATATAATGCAGATTATACCGAGCTCATAGCACtagtgtgaggattaagtgaagatGTGTGTGCATGTTCCTGGCACTTGGTAGACACCAAATAATTATTGCTGGGAGTAAGTTCATACTCATATCCATCAgttgtctcttaaaaaaaaaaaaaatatatatatatatatatatatatatatatatatatatatatatatatatatatatatatttagaatagTTTGAGAGCcaaagaaaaattgcaaagagGGTCCGAAGGGTTCCCATATGCTTACTCTCAGTTTCCCTTCTTATTACCGTCTTAATGAATAGGGAACATTTGCTACAACTGGTGAACCAGCAATGAGATGTTGATATTAACCACAGTCTATTattctttattcagatttcttagTATTTTTTCTCATGTCCTtttttggttccaggaccccaccCAGGATACCCCGTGACATGAAATCATcgtgtctccttaggctcctcgtGGCAGGGACAGTTGACCAGTTGTTTTTGATTACACTGACACTTAATTTTGTTATACTCCATGGAATCCCTGTTATTGGATTCTTAGGTCCACACTTTATTCCAAAATTATTATGGGTTTCCCAATAGTAGCCCTGGAGCTGAGTGTGGGGTAGACTCCCGGACACCTTAAACCAAAATCAGACTTACTGAGATTCCCTTATCTGAAGCCTGCTCTTCTGCTCGAAGACCGACTGCCAAGAACCATATCCTGCCCACTTTGTCCTCACCTAACTTCTGGTAACGAATGCCTGATTGAAAATCGCTGATGGGGTGGATATTGTCGCCTGGGCAGGGAACTATCTCAGGCGTGTGGGAGGTGGGAAGATGAGGGTGCCCCGAATTTTTCCAACAGTCCCCGCAGACTGCCGATGGCTCCCAGTGGCTCCGAGCTGGACGCGTGCCACCTCAGCATGTTAGCTGTTAGCTGAGCTGTTGTGGTTTCCCTGAATATTAATAACTCTCACTGTTTCGGCTCGCGTTTCCTCCTTGACATCACCAAATGAAAACGCATCTCGGGCGGGGGTTTTAGTGTTCTGATGCCAAATCAAAGTTGGTTTATCAGCAAGCACCCCTCTCTAGACAAGGGCCAGCTCTGTGCTCTGGCTGCAAAGCTTCCCTTTTGAAATTGGCTCTTTTCtaagaactgaaaataagcacCCTGGGCCGTGACTTCACTTTTCTTGGAACTGCTttacattagaagaaaaaaagaaaagaaaaaaccctcatTTAGCTGGTCTTGGATCACTGAGTTCCCTAATTCTTTCTGTTGCATATTCTTGTAAAGCTGAAGTTTTACCGCAAAATTCTTATGCATCAGGTGAAGCAGGAAGAAGGAATGACCACGTGAAATAATCGGGTGTTTTGTCCCCTGGCCTGTTTGTGTATGATTTAATGATGAagaggaaaagaatctggaagacAGTCTGGACAGAGTCATCTTCAAACCCCAGGGAACCACAGCCCTGAGATCTGTTGGGCCACCAAACGGACTGGGGCCAGTGTTGCTAAACCTCAGGCCACAGTACAGACTCACTGGGCAGCTGCCTGTGTGTAAGGATAAGGGGGAAACACGAATCTTCGGCCATAGTGACCTACATCTAGCAGACATCTTGGAGCCTGTGTGCAAAGGACGACCCTCAGGGGCCCCTGCCCACTGAGGATGAGGGAGAGGCTCAGCCACACCTGGGCTCCAGGTGGTCTGACCTTGGGCTTGGAGGCCGGTTTGTGAAGTGGGTGGTATCTGGTAGGGTCACAGGAACCGGATTAGATGGCCCCTCTCAGTGTGGATCTGTAGACAAGCACATAAATTATTCTGAAACGTGCTAGTATCTTTGTCCCCATCGGAGGGGCCTCCAGTAATGTGACAATGTCTTACTTACAGATCTCTGTCTGTGCCTAACACACACGGGCAGTCAGTAAATGTTCTGTGAGTGGCTGGTTTTTAGATAGAAAGGCAgaggaaatacacacacaaaggcaTGATGTTCTTGAGTTTACACTCGGCTTGCAAGAGCTTTCAAGTGAAAGGAGACCCCTCACAGGCCCTGTGTAAGAGGACATTTTGAATCAAGCATCCCCGGGAGTTTATAAGCATCCTGAGGGCGCTTGCCAGAATGTTTGAGAGCATTCTGAAGTAAAGCTAGGGAAGACTGTGTAAAAACATAAAAGGctgcaggaaaaggaaagagacagCTGAGTCAAAATAAAAGATTCATGTGATTTGGGCAGAATTTGAAATTACAGTCCTGTGAGAATCATTCAACATCTCTTGATAAAGAATGCAAATTCAACCAAGAACTACAAGCCAGGGACAGTGCTTTCCCCTGTTACTGCATTTTACTGTGTCAAGGCCCCTGGGAGGTTCTTTCCCCCTCCTCAGGGAGGACTGCCGCCAAGGAGATGAAGCCCTTTGCCCAGGGACATCTGACCCACAGGCTGGAGCAGAGATGGGTTTCCAGCCAGTTGGTGTCCCGCGCCGTGGGGGAGGCGGCCAGGACCTTCATTCTGAGAAACTCCTCAGACCCTCTGGGAACTCCAGGTCTATACACTTGGATACTGGCGCCCCCTGCTGGTATGTCCTGGGCACATTCCATCAGAAATGGGCTGACAGCCAGTGACCAGAATGGAAAGCCGCGGAAGGAAGCAAAGGAACAAAACGGACCACGAGAGGCTTCACGGCTATCCACCCTGGGGGTTTCACCCATTATGGCCAAGTCCtaatggggtgggggctggggtggtgTAGGGTTTGGCAACCAGATGGGTTCTGATTTTTGAATCTCAGCCCTGCTGTTTATtaactgggtgaccttgggtgggtcacttcacctctctgagactTATTTCTGTCATCTGTAGAAAAGGGATAGCTTGGAGTCAGAGGGTAGCTTGTCTTCGTGGCTGTTATGGGATCCATGCAGTcttagcaggtgctcagtgttcaCTTCACTGGTCTTTCTGTCACTAAGCACTTCCTGAGAACCTGCTGGGTTCCAGGCTCTGGGGACACACATGGTGAACAAAAGTCATGTGGTTGTCTCTCTGACCTCCCACTCTGCCTCATGCCTCATGCATCCTGCTTACTGTTCAAGaaatttctctgcttttaaggactCTTGTGATAAGATTAGGCCCACCAGGATAATCTCGTCATCTCAAggcccttttgccatgtaaggtagcATGGTCCCGGGCTCCTGGCATTAGGACCTGGACACCTTTGGGACAGGACATTCTGCTTACCCAGTCTGCCCTTGGGCCCCCACAAAGATGCACGTCTGTCCCAAACGCAAAACATGTTTACCCAGTCCCAAGGTCCCCGAAGGTCTCATCCCTTTTACAGCACAATTCAGAAGTCCCACAGCAGAGCTGAATCTCACTATCTAAGTCACCTGTGTCCGCTGTGGGGCGGGTCTGAGTGGAGGTCCTCTCCATCTGTGTAATCCCAAGGAACAAGTTAACCTCCCAAAATACGATGGATGGCAACACAGAGCGGGTGCAGGATGCAGTCTGGCTCTGTCCCTGATCCAAGGGACCAGAGACGTGATATAGGCTAGAAAGataatgaagaaggaaaagaccACGAGGCTCCTCTGAATAGGTGAGTATCCTCGGCGCTGGGCTGCTGCTAAGGGTAAGGTAGCACATGGAAATACCAAACTACTATGCTTCCCATTCACCTGGGCAAGtaggaaggggaaaggaggctCTCAGAAGGGTCTGTTAGCACCTAACTCTGTGTCCACTGAGGAAAGAGCAGAAATAGAAGTTTTCATCAGTTAGGTAGCacctattttaaaaagtcagactcAGACCCTACCCTGGGGTCTTCAGTGCAGACTTCGGCAGAGTACGGCCCAGTCTTGGCCTCTTGCTGGTCAGCCAGCCTCAGGACTGTCTAATGTGGCTGATTATCAGCTCCACTGGGCTGACTTGAACCTGCTCCATTTGAATCCGTGTGGGTGGGGCTCAGGGAAATAGAAGCATTAGAGAGCTCTCCAGGTGAGCCTCATAACCAGCCAGGTGTGGCCGCTGCAGAGCTACAGCTTCCTGGTCCCGAGGCACCAGGCGGGAGTCAGACCTGCCCCGGCACTGCTTGAAGGCTGAGCCCTTTGCCTCCTCAGATGGGGACACTGGAGTCCAGAGGAAGCACAAATGAAGAACTCAGGAGCCCACAGGACCAGGACCAAGAGGGCCACTCATGCCCCGTCTtccctgaggaggaggagaaacagagGATGGAAAAAGCCAACAGGGAGGAACTGGGGGCCGGACCACCTACCGGCACTCTTGGACGACCTGGAGTATCCTCGGTGCTGGACTGCTGCTAAGGGCGTCGCAAGGTACTGATATCtggttgctttctttcttttttaaagtgagtCCTTTTTCGGGGGGCGGTGGTTTGGGGgtggattaggtttatttacttaatggaggtactagggattgagcccaggacttcatgcgtgctgggcatgcgctctacctctgagctatatccCCCCACCCCAGAGATCTGAATAGAGTATGCATTTTAGTTAATATCAACATATTAGCATTGGTCCATTAATTGAACAGATGTACCATTTGGATCAAGATATTAATAATGGGGAAACCGGGTGTGAGGTATATGGGAACTCAGTGCTATTGccacaatttttctgtaaatctgaaacttcTGGAAAATGAATTAGTTGAAAAATAAGGCTGcttagttaaatttgaatttgataaatttttttttagtttatctcATGCAATATTTGGAACtcagttataataaaaaaatcatctatttatctgaaatttaaatttaactgggcaGCCTATATTTTATCAGGCAATCCAACTCAGCAAACAATTTTTAATTCTACATAACTTTCATGAATTTGGATTTAAATAGTcatatgtggctagtggctacggATAGTatttggtgtcacaggtgtagaGCTGTCTGGCTTGCCCCAAGGTCAGCAGTTAAGAAAGCAGGCGAGGCCCTGAGAAGTTCAAGGCTTGCTCAGAATCTTCTAACTCCAAGGCCAGTCCTCATCTCACTGCACTTACCTGGTTCCTACAGAGAATAAC includes:
- the RMI2 gene encoding recQ-mediated genome instability protein 2 — its product is MAAAAAAASPADSISGGGPAAVRLPRSPPLKVLAEQLRRYAEGSPGSWQLSRAAAGRGPLELTAVWMQGTVVAAGSGEARLRDPSGAFSVRGLERVPRGRPCLVPGKYVMVMGVIQACSPEPCLQAVKMTDLSDNPLHESMWELEVEDLHRNIP